One Fuerstiella marisgermanici DNA window includes the following coding sequences:
- a CDS encoding methyltransferase produces MSTDYLIIEQFLADSLQARALQAAFDLSIIDALAAEDCVVIDDLLRGRDCDVRGGHFLLQMLIRSNVITKKAERVGFTDVFRTALKFRDLLTTKLTFSTLVAPDYFNSLPNLLRSEGDFMASSKLFELFDYSRCQDVTTANCMQASRWMQLTTMLTRYEAPVCHSHYDFGQHQRMLDVGGNSGEFVLQICRRESQLQAVVVDLPVVCQVGQRHIQTQPERDRIQFCPADMQQEAFPTECDLITWKSVLHDWPDDRVPGLLQKSYNALPPGGTILIFERQRWDFSVEETPYGLLPVMLFFRSYREPDSYQTWLQQIGFTDVNVQTIPLEVPFLLITAKKS; encoded by the coding sequence ATGTCTACTGACTACCTGATCATTGAACAGTTCCTGGCAGATTCGCTGCAGGCGCGAGCTCTACAGGCTGCGTTTGACCTGTCGATCATCGACGCTTTGGCAGCTGAAGATTGTGTCGTGATTGATGATCTGCTGCGAGGGCGAGACTGCGATGTCCGCGGTGGCCACTTCCTGCTGCAGATGTTGATTCGAAGCAATGTGATCACGAAAAAAGCTGAACGCGTTGGGTTCACGGACGTCTTTCGAACGGCACTAAAGTTCCGCGACCTTCTGACGACCAAGCTGACGTTCTCGACACTGGTTGCGCCAGACTACTTCAACAGCCTGCCAAACCTGCTGCGATCTGAAGGCGACTTTATGGCGTCGTCAAAGCTGTTCGAACTGTTTGATTACAGCCGTTGCCAGGACGTGACAACGGCAAACTGCATGCAGGCATCGCGTTGGATGCAATTGACCACCATGCTGACACGGTACGAAGCGCCCGTCTGTCACAGCCACTATGATTTTGGTCAGCATCAGCGGATGCTGGATGTTGGCGGAAACAGTGGTGAGTTCGTATTGCAGATCTGTCGGCGGGAATCACAACTGCAGGCTGTGGTTGTCGACCTGCCTGTCGTTTGTCAGGTCGGGCAGCGGCACATTCAGACGCAACCGGAACGCGATCGCATTCAGTTTTGTCCCGCCGATATGCAGCAGGAAGCGTTTCCCACTGAATGCGACTTGATCACATGGAAGTCAGTCCTGCACGACTGGCCCGATGACCGTGTGCCGGGACTACTTCAGAAAAGCTACAACGCGCTGCCGCCCGGTGGAACGATTCTGATCTTCGAACGTCAACGCTGGGACTTCAGCGTCGAAGAAACGCCGTACGGATTGCTTCCCGTCATGCTGTTTTTTCGGTCGTACCGCGAACCGGACAGCTACCAAACGTGGCTACAGCAGATTGGTTTCACTGATGTGAACGTTCAAACAATTCCGTTGGAAGTGCCATTCCTGCTGATCACTGCGAAGAAGTCGTAG
- a CDS encoding tryptophan 7-halogenase, whose amino-acid sequence MNDSTKPDQPSSPTVRFPRRVVILGNDVTVWMAATMLLRHFGRLGIRVTVCPDGPAFTTGFSTYATTTALVDLLKDIGIDEHDMLRACNGTYRLATQFSDWASEGRDFWQPLGMHAQRVDAYPLFDAWFSERKAGRLLRPLHSYAAQWTASLAGKSPHSFSATSAFAKSGHYGFHVDAAGLARWFRSIAVTSGVEEVQAAVEKVAPNGRGGIAQVVCGDGKAVPGDLFLDCRTANDGDASGANWISWNDQFSCDRVASIRTPGKRQVPVFTRVVGHNNGWSRTIPLAAELEHTYAFCSQKESDNDAPKRLQSISNAGMAGSEGVEAKVQVQSIRHGRRSVFWKDNVVALGNAACQLNPVAAMDLHLHQVGIELLMELFPDRKIGRATRAEYNARMSSIADELRDVAELHHALRRSSSANSENGMGTQSAALEQMLAVYDACGAVRATNPESMPSEEIRSFLAGCGRLPDRPSLAIRSIDPNRIQHVLRETVKHNEAAVKDLPLHEELLDWIHAGPFQQSAG is encoded by the coding sequence ATGAATGATTCCACTAAACCCGACCAGCCGTCTTCGCCCACCGTTCGATTTCCTCGGCGAGTGGTCATTTTGGGCAACGACGTGACTGTATGGATGGCGGCGACGATGCTGCTTCGGCACTTCGGTCGGCTGGGGATTCGCGTGACGGTGTGTCCGGATGGCCCCGCTTTCACAACCGGCTTTTCGACGTATGCAACGACGACTGCTCTTGTCGATCTGTTGAAGGATATCGGGATCGACGAACATGACATGTTGCGAGCATGCAACGGCACGTACCGATTGGCAACTCAGTTTTCGGACTGGGCCAGCGAAGGGCGAGACTTCTGGCAGCCGCTCGGTATGCACGCTCAACGTGTCGATGCCTACCCGTTGTTCGACGCGTGGTTTTCAGAACGCAAAGCGGGCAGGCTGCTTCGGCCATTGCATTCGTATGCTGCTCAGTGGACAGCCTCACTGGCCGGCAAAAGTCCTCATTCGTTTTCCGCGACTTCCGCATTCGCAAAATCTGGACACTATGGCTTTCATGTGGATGCCGCCGGGCTTGCGCGATGGTTTCGCAGCATAGCTGTCACGTCCGGCGTGGAAGAAGTGCAAGCCGCTGTAGAAAAAGTTGCTCCGAACGGCCGCGGCGGAATCGCTCAGGTGGTCTGCGGCGATGGCAAAGCGGTGCCCGGCGACCTGTTTCTGGACTGCCGCACAGCAAACGATGGCGACGCATCGGGCGCGAACTGGATTTCGTGGAACGACCAGTTTTCGTGCGATCGTGTGGCGAGTATCCGCACGCCGGGAAAACGACAGGTCCCCGTGTTTACTCGAGTAGTCGGTCACAACAACGGATGGTCACGCACCATTCCATTGGCCGCCGAACTCGAACATACATATGCCTTCTGCAGCCAAAAGGAATCAGACAACGACGCGCCTAAGCGATTGCAGTCAATCAGCAATGCCGGCATGGCGGGCAGCGAAGGTGTTGAAGCGAAGGTCCAGGTCCAATCGATTCGCCACGGTCGGCGAAGCGTGTTTTGGAAAGACAACGTGGTTGCTTTAGGAAACGCCGCGTGTCAGCTTAATCCCGTTGCCGCGATGGATCTGCATCTACACCAAGTCGGCATCGAATTGCTGATGGAGTTGTTCCCCGATCGTAAGATCGGCAGGGCAACGCGAGCGGAATACAACGCGCGGATGTCATCTATCGCCGATGAACTCCGCGACGTGGCTGAACTGCACCACGCTCTCCGGCGATCGTCATCTGCAAACTCAGAAAATGGTATGGGAACTCAGTCAGCGGCATTGGAGCAGATGCTGGCTGTCTACGATGCCTGCGGAGCAGTACGTGCGACAAATCCTGAATCGATGCCAAGCGAAGAAATTCGTTCGTTTCTGGCGGGCTGCGGTCGTCTGCCGGATCGACCGTCGCTGGCCATTCGATCGATCGATCCCAACCGCATTCAGCATGTACTGCGAGAAACCGTTAAGCACAACGAGGCGGCGGTTAAGGACCTTCCTTTGCACGAAGAACTACTGGATTGGATTCACGCCGGACCGTTTCAACAGAGTGCCGGTTAG
- a CDS encoding AAA family ATPase: MSHVVAICGMMGSGKSTLLDLLSSQLGDCIVLEEDAYNPAPLKSIGEVKAWWDRGGQVDEFDLSALVSALEAATAASDRVVFLETQFGRLHAALRPHIDLQVWIDVDADIAFARKVAQLTRQMLSNPESASAADSLAWLAEFCDSYVQTTRQLFARQRTQVGQQSDERLNGNGTPQKVCERLQALLAPLLPSPNSSTMAQEIVQ; encoded by the coding sequence ATGAGTCACGTTGTGGCAATCTGCGGAATGATGGGCAGCGGTAAGTCGACGCTGCTGGACCTGTTGTCGTCGCAGCTAGGCGACTGCATCGTGCTGGAGGAAGACGCCTACAATCCGGCGCCTCTGAAATCAATTGGTGAAGTGAAAGCGTGGTGGGACCGAGGTGGACAGGTGGACGAATTCGATTTGTCTGCACTGGTTTCGGCTCTGGAAGCCGCAACGGCTGCGTCGGATCGTGTGGTGTTTCTGGAAACTCAGTTCGGACGCCTGCATGCGGCTCTGCGGCCACACATCGATCTGCAGGTCTGGATCGACGTCGATGCCGACATCGCGTTCGCTCGCAAGGTCGCCCAATTGACGCGGCAGATGCTAAGCAATCCCGAATCCGCCTCTGCCGCTGATTCGCTGGCGTGGCTGGCTGAGTTCTGTGACAGCTATGTGCAGACGACGCGGCAGCTTTTCGCTCGCCAACGAACTCAGGTTGGTCAACAGTCCGATGAACGACTGAACGGAAACGGGACTCCACAGAAAGTGTGCGAACGCTTGCAGGCCCTTCTTGCGCCACTGCTCCCTTCACCAAATAGCTCAACGATGGCTCAGGAAATAGTACAATGA
- a CDS encoding class I SAM-dependent methyltransferase, with amino-acid sequence MNLETTSIARPPVYFDRMIDAYYAGRIGRHAHLGHWDEPDESLAIGPQAVDSDAFEMAQARMNAEMIRMAHLTAGTRILDVACGFGGLIETLDDRLTDVDLAGVNIDIRQLEICQRLQSINGNALRWQEADACDLPFADETFDTLFCIEAMFHFASRERFLAEARRVLKPGGRLVLTDVVLLQDDRMPSFCFDAILNDGYGPWPDPWCELGDAATLIESSGTWEDIRQVDATQNTLPSYKFIAPRHEHNHRAPQDVAARSAMLLHWLHANHLLRYDYISAVAGVSL; translated from the coding sequence ATGAACCTTGAAACCACCAGCATAGCTCGACCGCCCGTGTACTTCGATCGCATGATCGATGCGTACTACGCTGGCAGAATAGGGCGTCATGCCCATCTTGGACACTGGGACGAACCTGACGAGAGCCTGGCGATCGGTCCGCAAGCAGTTGATTCTGACGCCTTCGAAATGGCTCAAGCGCGGATGAATGCTGAGATGATTCGCATGGCCCACTTAACTGCCGGAACACGCATTCTGGACGTCGCGTGCGGATTTGGTGGGCTGATCGAAACTCTGGACGACCGACTCACCGACGTCGATTTGGCGGGCGTCAATATCGACATCCGGCAACTGGAAATCTGCCAGCGTCTGCAATCGATCAATGGAAACGCGTTGCGCTGGCAGGAAGCCGACGCTTGTGACCTGCCGTTTGCAGACGAAACATTCGACACGCTTTTCTGCATCGAAGCCATGTTTCACTTTGCCTCTCGTGAGCGGTTTCTGGCGGAAGCAAGGCGCGTGTTAAAACCAGGCGGACGGCTGGTGCTGACGGACGTCGTCCTTCTGCAAGACGATCGGATGCCATCGTTTTGCTTCGACGCCATTTTGAACGATGGCTACGGTCCGTGGCCAGATCCCTGGTGCGAATTGGGGGACGCCGCGACACTGATCGAATCGTCGGGAACCTGGGAAGACATTCGTCAGGTCGATGCCACTCAGAACACGCTTCCCAGCTACAAATTTATCGCGCCACGGCACGAACACAATCACCGAGCACCGCAGGATGTGGCCGCTCGTTCGGCAATGTTGTTGCACTGGCTGCATGCCAACCACTTGCTGCGATACGATTACATTTCCGCTGTTGCAGGAGTGTCACTATGA
- a CDS encoding 2OG-Fe(II) oxygenase, translating into MNLVTSVNEHTSLIGTPQPFFRLVEFDCDQTADHADSIGRIRKGQLTAIVVRGVYSADVMSNIADRLERHDPAFLKTSFPEKFRSWFYGRNLSLMGTDPETYFKQAREFHAQMAELFPAGLGINEHLMRVLSSLDEGRPYRSAPGPESGQDYMLTTFRGHAEGGYIPAHCDNEQSVRPAYEHLSTLVSSHMYSMVLMIGAADEGGDLEVFDHRIEPSDVHEDQSSNTGANAGKIDLSQLSSAKIQLRPGDLVVVDSGRYLHRVTPVLGTKNRWVACSFMAHSLDRNAVYCWG; encoded by the coding sequence ATGAATCTTGTCACATCAGTTAACGAGCACACGTCGCTGATTGGAACCCCGCAGCCTTTCTTTCGTCTGGTGGAATTCGACTGCGACCAAACGGCCGATCACGCGGACAGCATTGGCCGCATTCGCAAGGGCCAACTGACGGCAATCGTCGTCCGCGGTGTCTATAGCGCCGACGTGATGTCGAATATTGCGGATCGGCTGGAACGTCATGATCCTGCATTTCTGAAGACGTCGTTTCCGGAGAAATTCCGGTCGTGGTTTTATGGCCGCAACCTGAGTTTGATGGGAACCGACCCGGAAACTTACTTTAAGCAGGCACGAGAGTTTCATGCTCAGATGGCCGAGCTGTTTCCGGCGGGCCTGGGTATCAACGAGCATCTGATGCGGGTGCTGTCGAGTCTTGACGAAGGCCGTCCGTACCGTTCTGCGCCGGGACCGGAATCGGGGCAGGACTATATGCTGACCACATTTCGAGGCCACGCGGAAGGCGGTTACATCCCCGCGCATTGCGATAACGAACAATCGGTGCGGCCAGCGTATGAACATCTTAGCACGCTTGTATCCAGCCATATGTATTCGATGGTGCTGATGATCGGAGCGGCCGACGAAGGCGGTGACCTAGAAGTGTTCGATCATCGCATCGAACCGTCCGATGTTCACGAAGATCAAAGCAGCAACACCGGTGCAAATGCGGGCAAAATCGATCTGTCGCAGTTGTCTTCAGCGAAAATCCAACTGCGGCCTGGTGACCTGGTTGTTGTTGATTCCGGACGATATCTGCACCGCGTCACGCCAGTCTTAGGGACGAAAAACCGCTGGGTCGCCTGCAGCTTTATGGCACATTCACTGGACCGCAACGCCGTCTATTGCTGGGGCTGA
- a CDS encoding B12-binding domain-containing radical SAM protein has protein sequence MPESAARQPAVQKRSGRTVALVAMYPTPDPAMPEFISNHGVRMVEATLRASELDGLDVVVFDLHDAASDELTEALIDLNPDVVGFSCYLWSFPLFAEVAEQLYADDPSRFILFGGPSAQPSMLDQPPFHTTRNVIDALIVGEGELTFLELVTLQNRQPQDIATVRGIAAWDGQAWHQTKKRPLADLNELPSPYVMQLVPPGGLGVLQTYRGCPYTCSFCEWGTMESPKRVRSADHLALEFDAMDSLGVDGALLVDAGLNLNSKAFEQLDLAAQRTDFFRNRKLISEVYPAKIQDPHIRFLERIGNPLVGIGLQSFDNDVLANVERSFEESRFISNVQQLTEVARVAIEIIMGLPGDSPEQFRESYYRARSFPCALRVYHCCVLPSALMVRSPPEHALNYDPVSLKIRSCLGWSEDEVRRECEFLNAEAHGNTGQVGDYFWVFSAPKNPAIQPWRSTAA, from the coding sequence GTGCCTGAGTCGGCCGCGCGTCAACCTGCGGTGCAGAAGCGATCGGGCCGAACAGTGGCTCTGGTCGCCATGTACCCCACGCCAGATCCTGCCATGCCGGAGTTCATCTCGAACCACGGCGTGCGCATGGTCGAAGCCACCTTGCGCGCTTCTGAACTCGACGGCCTTGACGTCGTTGTCTTCGACTTACACGACGCCGCTTCTGACGAACTGACAGAAGCACTGATTGACCTGAATCCCGATGTCGTCGGATTTTCGTGCTACCTGTGGTCGTTCCCGTTGTTTGCCGAAGTCGCCGAACAACTGTACGCCGACGACCCCAGTCGGTTCATTCTGTTCGGCGGCCCGTCAGCTCAGCCTTCGATGCTGGATCAACCTCCTTTTCACACCACGCGAAACGTAATCGATGCGCTGATTGTTGGCGAAGGAGAACTGACGTTTCTGGAGCTTGTTACTTTACAGAATCGTCAACCTCAGGATATCGCGACCGTGCGTGGGATCGCCGCGTGGGATGGTCAAGCCTGGCACCAAACAAAGAAGCGGCCTCTGGCAGACCTAAACGAACTGCCTTCGCCATACGTGATGCAGCTGGTTCCGCCGGGTGGCCTGGGAGTGCTGCAGACCTATCGCGGATGCCCGTACACGTGTTCGTTTTGCGAATGGGGCACGATGGAATCCCCGAAACGAGTCCGCTCAGCCGACCATCTTGCGTTGGAATTTGATGCGATGGACTCACTGGGAGTCGACGGCGCACTGCTGGTCGACGCGGGCCTGAATCTGAATTCGAAGGCCTTCGAACAACTGGACCTGGCGGCTCAGCGAACAGACTTCTTTCGCAACCGCAAGCTGATTTCGGAAGTGTATCCTGCAAAGATTCAGGATCCGCACATTCGCTTTTTGGAACGCATTGGGAATCCGCTGGTCGGGATTGGTCTGCAGTCTTTTGATAACGATGTGTTGGCGAACGTCGAACGTTCGTTTGAAGAATCTCGCTTCATCTCCAACGTGCAACAGCTGACGGAGGTCGCTCGAGTCGCCATCGAAATTATCATGGGGCTTCCGGGCGATTCGCCCGAACAATTCCGCGAAAGCTACTACCGCGCGCGCTCGTTTCCCTGTGCCTTGCGAGTCTACCACTGCTGCGTATTGCCATCTGCACTGATGGTGAGGTCCCCACCAGAACATGCGTTGAATTACGATCCGGTGTCCCTGAAGATTCGGTCGTGTTTGGGTTGGTCCGAAGACGAAGTGCGTCGGGAATGCGAATTTCTGAATGCGGAAGCTCACGGGAACACCGGCCAGGTTGGCGACTATTTCTGGGTCTTTTCAGCTCCTAAGAATCCTGCGATCCAGCCATGGAGGTCTACTGCAGCATGA
- a CDS encoding B12-binding domain-containing radical SAM protein produces the protein MTSGPRAISRIALVCLTPSVDSHEHDGTELPSYGIHRILAAVVAHPKLADCEVQLFDLETVDVDSYVDDLLAFDPQVVGFSLFVWSMQCLVQVARKIRERSPQCVIVFGGPSARPPVLDLTPYQKAVDYVDAVVTREGEETFCDIVIALQQKRATVDVFDTLSNVPGLDLPTPLSWHNTGFRPPPQELDEIASPYQMGLMNYQAVGYLESFRGCPMSCTFCEWGAKDISKGCFSEDYLTRELAALQAHDCPAVFNVDAGLNLNAAAFRNMANAERNVGFLKGSQLWCEIYPSMIKDEHIEFLSQCGPSYLGVGLQSFNPALLKRLQRPYGREKFGPAIEKLHTVATNIEVQIIFGLPTDTWDGFIETLNYALTLPVTVRVYHTLVLPDALMTRGLPEWEMKYDPHTLSMQSCVGWTQQQLLDMRDLLTRETTLCGGTAGDFWWSFPPASQRATIPNLSQKHFVPASTTGGRKSA, from the coding sequence ATGACGTCCGGTCCCCGAGCCATCAGCCGAATCGCACTGGTCTGCCTGACTCCATCAGTCGACAGCCATGAACACGATGGCACTGAACTTCCGTCGTATGGAATTCATCGGATTCTGGCAGCGGTCGTCGCTCATCCAAAGCTGGCCGACTGCGAAGTGCAACTATTCGACCTGGAAACCGTCGACGTCGATAGCTACGTCGATGATCTGCTGGCATTCGATCCTCAGGTCGTCGGCTTTTCTTTATTCGTGTGGTCCATGCAGTGTTTGGTCCAGGTTGCTCGAAAGATTCGAGAACGGTCGCCGCAGTGCGTAATCGTGTTCGGCGGCCCGTCGGCTCGGCCACCTGTTCTGGATCTCACGCCGTATCAAAAGGCGGTTGACTACGTTGATGCCGTGGTCACCCGGGAAGGCGAAGAAACCTTCTGCGACATCGTCATTGCTCTGCAGCAAAAGCGGGCAACCGTAGATGTGTTCGACACGCTATCCAACGTGCCGGGGCTGGACCTTCCGACACCGCTTAGTTGGCACAATACCGGGTTCCGCCCGCCGCCGCAGGAACTGGATGAGATCGCATCGCCCTATCAAATGGGCCTGATGAACTACCAGGCGGTCGGCTATCTGGAATCGTTCCGCGGCTGTCCCATGTCCTGCACGTTCTGCGAATGGGGCGCGAAAGATATTTCGAAGGGCTGCTTTTCCGAAGACTATCTGACTCGCGAACTTGCTGCTTTACAGGCTCATGATTGCCCGGCTGTGTTCAACGTTGATGCCGGACTAAACCTAAACGCTGCGGCGTTTCGAAATATGGCAAACGCAGAACGCAATGTCGGCTTTCTGAAGGGCAGCCAGCTGTGGTGCGAAATTTATCCTTCGATGATCAAAGATGAACACATTGAATTCTTATCTCAGTGTGGACCATCGTACCTCGGCGTCGGATTGCAATCGTTCAATCCGGCTTTGCTAAAACGGTTACAGCGGCCGTACGGTCGTGAGAAGTTTGGTCCGGCGATCGAAAAACTACATACCGTCGCCACCAATATCGAAGTCCAGATCATCTTCGGCCTGCCGACCGATACATGGGACGGCTTTATCGAAACGCTTAACTATGCGCTAACGCTGCCGGTCACGGTGCGAGTCTACCATACGCTTGTGCTGCCCGATGCGTTGATGACGCGCGGGTTGCCGGAATGGGAGATGAAGTACGATCCGCACACGCTGTCGATGCAGTCCTGCGTGGGCTGGACTCAGCAACAACTGCTCGACATGCGCGACCTGCTGACTCGCGAAACCACACTCTGCGGCGGCACAGCCGGAGACTTCTGGTGGTCGTTCCCGCCAGCCAGTCAGCGAGCCACCATTCCCAATCTGTCTCAGAAACACTTCGTGCCCGCTTCAACTACCGGAGGACGAAAGAGTGCCTGA
- a CDS encoding tryptophan halogenase family protein has protein sequence MATQTFQNQNNRENLSASRIAIVGGGTAGWMTAALLSHSLSRSECHVTIIDDGKGGIGVGEATIPSIVQLVRTLGGDEAEFLRGCDATWKLGIQFCDWKSDGQTAWHPFGQCGAQIDQRDLFSYWLADQQRPYHSYSVNWAAALAGKSPHARNSLSPIAATGAYAFHLDAAKLAQWLKLRSVANGVEVVGHRVREIVTDDSGQISAVTLDDGSSVAGDLFVDCSGFNSLLMSRRPQEEWVDASEQLLCDRAVTMRLPATKVKAPYTTAKAMSAGWAWDIPLMNRRGVGYVYSSQFVSDDEAAAELQQHVGVTDSAETDTPAFLSMKVGRRVNAWSENVVANGLAAGFVEPLESSGLHLIQTGVERLLKYFPTAKSSQASEAALRTAYNSETAIQFDEIVDFVQLHYLLNDRDEPFWKAAKAAPLSSALQHRLRLYDEIGMLDQLQASAFPDASYYYLLAGNGRLPKRPAALSLAVDKDRLQFVLRAILDQNRNALRELPLHEEMLQQVHATSVAKAS, from the coding sequence ATGGCCACTCAAACATTTCAAAACCAAAACAACCGCGAAAATCTATCCGCGTCGCGCATCGCCATCGTTGGTGGCGGCACGGCCGGATGGATGACTGCGGCGTTGCTAAGTCATTCGTTATCTCGTTCTGAATGTCACGTGACCATTATTGATGATGGCAAAGGCGGAATCGGCGTTGGCGAAGCGACCATCCCGTCCATTGTGCAACTCGTAAGGACGCTGGGCGGCGATGAAGCGGAATTCCTGCGAGGCTGCGACGCCACGTGGAAACTGGGGATTCAGTTTTGCGACTGGAAATCCGACGGCCAAACCGCGTGGCATCCCTTTGGACAGTGCGGGGCACAAATTGACCAGCGAGATCTGTTTTCTTACTGGCTGGCCGATCAGCAACGTCCCTATCATTCGTATTCCGTAAACTGGGCTGCCGCGCTGGCGGGCAAGAGTCCTCATGCCCGCAACAGCCTGTCGCCGATCGCCGCGACCGGTGCCTATGCGTTTCATTTGGATGCCGCGAAGCTGGCACAATGGCTGAAACTGCGTTCGGTAGCGAACGGCGTCGAAGTGGTGGGGCACCGTGTTAGGGAGATCGTCACCGACGATAGCGGTCAGATCTCTGCTGTCACACTGGATGACGGAAGCAGCGTTGCCGGAGATCTGTTTGTCGATTGTTCTGGATTCAACAGCCTGTTGATGAGCCGCCGTCCCCAGGAAGAATGGGTGGACGCCAGCGAACAGTTGCTGTGTGATCGAGCCGTCACGATGCGACTTCCCGCGACGAAAGTCAAAGCCCCGTACACCACGGCCAAAGCGATGTCCGCCGGTTGGGCGTGGGACATACCGCTCATGAATCGTCGCGGTGTTGGGTATGTTTACAGCAGCCAGTTTGTGTCCGACGACGAAGCCGCCGCCGAACTGCAACAGCATGTTGGCGTCACGGACTCTGCCGAGACCGACACGCCGGCCTTTTTGTCGATGAAGGTTGGTCGTCGAGTCAACGCGTGGTCTGAAAACGTGGTCGCGAACGGCTTGGCAGCAGGTTTTGTGGAACCATTGGAATCCAGCGGTTTACATCTGATCCAGACGGGCGTCGAACGACTTCTGAAGTACTTTCCCACGGCGAAGAGTTCTCAGGCAAGCGAGGCTGCACTGCGGACGGCATACAATTCCGAAACGGCAATCCAGTTCGATGAAATAGTAGACTTCGTGCAACTGCACTACTTGCTGAATGACCGGGACGAACCGTTTTGGAAAGCCGCGAAAGCAGCGCCGTTGAGTTCCGCACTTCAGCACCGTCTTCGCCTTTACGATGAAATTGGCATGTTGGACCAATTGCAGGCGAGTGCGTTTCCGGACGCCAGCTACTACTACCTGTTGGCTGGAAATGGCCGACTTCCTAAACGCCCCGCGGCGTTGTCGCTGGCTGTGGACAAGGATCGACTGCAGTTTGTGCTGCGAGCCATTCTGGATCAGAACCGGAACGCACTGCGGGAACTGCCGTTGCACGAAGAAATGTTGCAGCAGGTACACGCGACTTCTGTCGCGAAGGCATCGTAG
- a CDS encoding radical SAM protein — translation MESPCQHSDYVEMTVHFRCNLKCRHCMILDSMHWLKPADDSELSALLEENRQSKQWQGLILTGAEVTLRKDLPQLAERARAAGFQHVRIQTHAMRLADMAYCETLVASGIDEYFVSVTADTAARHDLITEVPGSFDKTLQALRNLDTFPGVRLMTNTVVTRLSYQGLPEVVELLKDLRNLVQMDFWNYWPMEEEGNPELLVSHFDVRPYLKQAILLARKYGRHVEVKNFPHCLMGETSSALKNDQPELRIDPKFWDEFNRNGFEQCAYRDICGSTQCLGLNTAYVNHFGWHEDRLSPMPRSA, via the coding sequence ATGGAATCACCGTGTCAACATTCTGACTATGTCGAGATGACGGTGCACTTTCGCTGCAACCTGAAGTGCAGGCACTGCATGATTCTGGACAGCATGCACTGGCTAAAACCGGCCGACGACAGCGAATTGAGCGCTCTGCTGGAAGAAAACCGTCAGTCGAAACAATGGCAGGGGCTGATTCTGACCGGAGCCGAAGTCACTCTACGAAAAGACCTGCCACAGCTTGCCGAACGAGCTCGCGCCGCAGGTTTTCAACATGTCCGCATCCAGACTCATGCGATGCGACTGGCAGACATGGCCTACTGTGAAACTCTTGTCGCCAGTGGAATCGACGAATATTTTGTCAGCGTCACAGCAGACACCGCTGCCCGGCACGATCTCATTACAGAAGTACCCGGCTCGTTCGACAAAACGCTGCAGGCGCTGCGAAATCTGGACACGTTTCCCGGCGTTCGCCTGATGACGAACACCGTGGTGACGCGGCTTAGCTATCAGGGGCTGCCTGAGGTGGTAGAACTTCTGAAAGATCTGCGGAATCTGGTGCAGATGGATTTCTGGAACTACTGGCCGATGGAAGAAGAAGGCAATCCTGAACTGTTGGTCTCTCACTTTGATGTCCGTCCTTACCTAAAGCAGGCCATCCTTCTGGCGCGAAAATACGGCCGGCATGTTGAAGTCAAAAACTTCCCGCATTGCTTGATGGGTGAAACCAGTAGCGCATTGAAGAACGATCAGCCGGAACTACGAATCGATCCCAAGTTCTGGGACGAATTCAACCGCAACGGTTTTGAACAGTGTGCCTATCGCGACATCTGCGGATCAACGCAGTGTCTGGGGCTGAACACCGCCTATGTGAATCACTTTGGCTGGCACGAAGACCGCCTTTCTCCCATGCCGCGATCTGCGTGA